One window from the genome of Paraconexibacter algicola encodes:
- a CDS encoding acyl-CoA dehydrogenase family protein, which yields MALAVEQPTTTPEQPPRFADVDLVGTDRAMLDALRAYGADALVDETRAFGRVAGSTALLDAGFAANEHPPQLVPYDRGGARTDAIALHPGWHEVLGAAVRAGVSGAAWTDGRPGAHVARAAGFIAINQAEAGVGCPLAMTHSSVPALRLEPSVAAVWEPLVTSGSYDPRPIGPQDKTGALVGMALTERSGGSDVRRSTTVAVPHEDGTWRVTGEKWFVSAIQSDAMFVLAQTADGLSTLLVPCRNPDGSRNGMRVDRLKDKLGNRSNPTAEVTFDGAVGHLVGEQGRGVRAIMAMIQGTRLDCILGSAAVMRVGTTEAIHWSRHRIAFGRRLVDQPAMTAVLADLALESEAAMWSGLRLARAVEDQAAGDTHAAAFRRLALPTLKYWVCKRAPAQLGEALECLGGYGYTEESRVARAYREAPLMSVWEGSGNVQALDVLRALQTDPGCAEAVMDELDGARGANRRLDGEADALRADLAGGAAGIGEARAREVTGRVARAIQAAQMVRHAPDFVADAFCATRLDGSAGGGVFGALPTGLDVEAIVSRATGTED from the coding sequence ATGGCCCTCGCCGTCGAACAGCCCACCACGACCCCCGAGCAGCCGCCGCGCTTCGCCGACGTCGACCTCGTCGGCACCGACCGCGCGATGCTCGACGCGCTCCGCGCCTACGGCGCCGACGCGCTCGTCGACGAGACCCGCGCCTTCGGCCGCGTCGCCGGCAGCACCGCGCTGCTCGACGCCGGCTTCGCCGCCAACGAGCACCCGCCGCAGCTCGTCCCCTACGACCGGGGTGGCGCGCGCACCGACGCGATCGCACTGCACCCGGGCTGGCACGAGGTGCTCGGCGCCGCCGTGCGCGCCGGGGTCTCCGGGGCGGCGTGGACCGACGGGCGCCCGGGCGCGCACGTCGCGCGCGCCGCCGGGTTCATCGCGATCAACCAGGCGGAGGCCGGGGTCGGCTGCCCGCTCGCGATGACCCACTCGTCGGTGCCGGCGCTGCGGCTCGAGCCGTCGGTCGCCGCGGTCTGGGAGCCGCTCGTCACCAGCGGCAGCTACGACCCGCGGCCGATCGGCCCGCAGGACAAGACCGGCGCGCTCGTCGGCATGGCCCTGACCGAGCGCTCGGGCGGCTCGGACGTCCGCCGCTCCACGACGGTCGCGGTCCCGCACGAGGACGGCACCTGGCGCGTGACCGGCGAGAAGTGGTTCGTGTCGGCGATCCAGTCCGACGCGATGTTCGTGCTCGCGCAGACCGCGGACGGCCTGAGCACGCTGCTGGTGCCGTGCCGCAACCCGGACGGCAGCCGCAACGGCATGCGCGTCGACCGGCTGAAGGACAAGCTCGGCAACCGGTCCAACCCGACCGCGGAGGTGACGTTCGACGGGGCCGTCGGCCACCTCGTCGGCGAGCAGGGCCGCGGCGTGCGGGCGATCATGGCGATGATCCAGGGCACGCGCCTGGACTGCATCCTCGGCTCGGCCGCGGTCATGCGCGTCGGCACGACGGAGGCGATCCACTGGTCGCGCCACCGCATCGCGTTCGGCCGCCGGCTCGTCGACCAGCCCGCGATGACCGCGGTCCTCGCCGACCTCGCGCTCGAGAGCGAGGCGGCGATGTGGTCGGGCCTGCGGCTCGCCCGCGCGGTCGAGGACCAGGCCGCCGGTGACACGCACGCCGCCGCGTTCCGTCGCCTCGCGCTGCCGACGCTGAAGTACTGGGTCTGCAAGCGCGCCCCCGCCCAGCTCGGCGAGGCGCTGGAGTGCCTCGGCGGTTACGGCTACACGGAGGAGTCGCGCGTCGCCCGCGCCTACCGCGAGGCGCCGCTGATGAGCGTCTGGGAGGGCTCGGGCAACGTGCAGGCGCTCGACGTGCTGCGCGCCCTGCAGACCGACCCCGGCTGCGCGGAGGCCGTGATGGACGAGCTCGACGGCGCGCGCGGCGCGAACCGCCGGCTCGACGGGGAGGCCGACGCGCTGCGCGCGGACCTCGCCGGCGGCGCGGCAGGGATCGGCGAGGCGCGGGCGCGCGAGGTGACCGGCCGGGTCGCGCGCGCGATCCAGGCGGCGCAGATGGTCCGTCACGCCCCCGACTTCGTCGCCGACGCGTTCTGCGCGACGCGGCTGGACGGCTCCGCCGGCGGCGGCGTCTTCGGGGCGCTCCCGACCGGGCTGGACGTCGAGGCGATCGTCTCGCGCGCCACGGGCACGGAGGACTGA